In one window of Arctopsyche grandis isolate Sample6627 chromosome 6, ASM5162203v2, whole genome shotgun sequence DNA:
- the LOC143913799 gene encoding uncharacterized protein LOC143913799, with the protein MKFVVAVLCLAGFVAAHEDGSWKGEGLAESQDHGQWGHGYAGGWAGQGAWGGNGGWAGYGAHEDGSWKGEGIAESQDHGQWDNGAWGHGAGNGAWGHSAGAWGHGAWAHGGAAPLGHDGRVVDTPEVAAAKAAHFAALNGAHGHGAGVYAHGAPAAAYGAGWGHGAHGAWAHGAHGAAPLAHDGRVVDTPEVAHAKAAHYAAVAAAGSHGHGAHGHHW; encoded by the exons ATGAAATTCGTA GTAGCTGTTTTGTGCCTGGCTGGCTTCGTCGCCGCTCATGAAGATGGCAGCTGGAAGGGAGAAGGCTTAGCCGAATCTCAGGACCATGGACAATGGGGACATGGATACGCCGGTGGATGGGCTGGTCAAGGAGCATGGGGAGGTAATGGAGGATGGGCAGGTTATGGTGCCCATGAAGACGGAAGCTGGAAGGGAGAAGGTATCGCCGAATCTCAAGATCATGGACAGTGGGACAATGGTGCATGGGGACATGGTGCCGGAAACGGAGCTTGGGGTCACTCTGCCGGAGCTTGGGGTCATGGTGCCTGGGCTCATGGTGGTGCCGCTCCTTTGGGACATGACGGACGTGTTGTAGACACCCCTGAAGTCGCTGCCGCTAAAGCCGCCCACTTTGCCGCCCTCAACGGTGCTCATGGACACGGTGCTGGAGTATACGCTCATGGTGCCCCCGCTGCCGCTTACGGTGCCGGTTGGGGACATGGTGCCCATGGTGCTTGGGCTCATGGTGCCCATGGTGCCGCTCCTCTCGCTCATGACGGACGTGTTGTAGACACCCCTGAAGTCGCCCACGCTAAAGCTGCCCATTACGCCGCTGTCGCCGCTGCTGGTTCCCATGGACATGGTGCTCATGGTCATCATTGGTAA